In Thermodesulfobacteriota bacterium, the genomic stretch CACGGGGAAAAGGGTCGTTATCGCCGCGAACAAGAAAGACCTGCCGGGCGCAAAGGCCGGTGAAGCGGAAAAGGCCTTTGCAGGAAGGCCGCTCGTCTTCATATCCGCCCTCAGGGAGGAAGGTATCGAGGAGCTTAAGGACCTCGTCTACAAGGAGGTCGCCGGGCACCCGTCGGGCGCACACTCCGTAGCTCCGGGCGAGCTCGTTGCCTCGGCCCGCCACAGGGACTGCCTTTCAGGCTCGCTACTGGCGCTTGGCAGGGCCGTGGAGGCGGTCCGTTCCGGCCTTCCAAGGGAGTTTGTAGCGGCGGACATGCGGGAGGCCGTGGATTCGCTCGGAGCGATAACCGGCGAGACCACGCCGGATGACGTACTTGATATTATTTTCAGCTCGTTCTGCATAGGAAAGTAAAACAATTTCAATCGATAAATGTTAAAATAGTTTTTATCCGGCCGTGCCGGCGTTTGATACAGCAGAAGGAATATGCCGATAGAATATATCTTAATAGGCGTAACGCTCCTACTTATAACCTGCATATTCGCGAGCAAGGCCTCGAGCCTCCTCGGGGTGCCGTCTCTTCTTATATTCCTTCTGGTAGGGATGCTGGTAGGCTCGGACGGACTCGGCATCCACTTCGACGACCCTGTGCTCACGCAGGCGATCGGGGTAGTTGCGCTCTCGTTTATCCTCTTCTCGGGCGGCCTTGACACGAACTGGGAGAGCATTCGCCCTGTCCTCTGGAAAGGAGTCGCCCTTTCGAGCGCCGGGGTGCTCGTAACCGCGCTCCTCGTGGGCTGGTTCGTCTCAGCTATCACGGAGTTCAGCTTCCTTGAGGGGCTCCTCCTCGGCGCGATCGTCTCATCGACCGACGCGGCCGCTGTCTTCTCCATACTCCGATCGAGGAACGTGAGCCTCAGAAAGCCGCTTAAGCCGCTCCTCGAGCTCGAGTCAGGCTCCAACGACCCCATGGCGGTCTTCCTTACCATCGGAGTCATAGGACTCATAATGACCCCGGGATTCAGGCTCGTTGACATGGTCCCGCTCTTTATCCTTCAAGCGTCCGTGGGCGCGGCCGCCGGATACGTGATGGGGAGGATGATGACCTATACCGTCAACAGGCTGCAGCTCGAATACGACGGTCTATACCCGGTCCTCACCCTCTCCTTCGTGCTCCTCATCTACGGCGCCTCTGCCGCGCTCGGCGGGAACGGCTTCCTTTCTGTCTACATAGCCGGGCTCGTCATGGGAAAGAGCGACTTCCTGAAGAGGAGGAGCATACTGAGCTTCCATGACGGCCTCGCGTGGCTCATGCAGATAGGCATGTTCCTTACGCTCGGGCTCCTGGTCTTCCCCTCGCGGCTTGTCCCGATAATCGGCGTGGGGCTCCTCATATCGGCCTTCCTCATAATCGTTGCGAGGCCGGCAAGCGTGTTCCTCACGCTCTATTTTTTCAAGGTGCCTTTCAGGGACAAGGCCCTGGTCTCATGGGTGGGACTCCGCGGCGCGGTGCCCATCATACTCGCGACCTTCCCCTTTGTTTCAGGGATTGCAGAGGCGGACCTCATATTTCATATCGTCTTTTTTATAGTCCTTACCTCGGCGCTCGTGCAGGGAACGACCATCCCGATCATCGCGAAGCTTCTCAAGGTGACAGAGCCGTTCGCGCCCGAGACCTTCCAGAAGATGGCCGAGCAGCTCAAGAGCGAGCTTACGCCCATCGAGGTGCCGGAGAGCTCGGCTGTAATCGGAAAGAAGGTCGTTGACGCGGGATTCCCCAAGGGCGTGCTCATAGTCTTCATATGGAGGGACGACAAGTTCATCGTGCCTGACGGAAGGACCGTGCTGGAGAAGAAAGACAAGCTTTTCGTGCTGACCGACAGGAGCTCTTTCGACAGGATAAAGGCAGTGCTTTCGGAGAAGAGGTAAGGCCGGGAAGAGGTCCCTTGTTATTTCAGGGCTGGACCGGCGAGACGAAGCCGTCGGGCTTTATCGCCAGGACAGACGAGTTTATCTTTCCGAGTATTCTTTCAGCGGTATTGCCTATAAGGAGACCCGGGAGGCCAGCCCTCCCGACAGTCCCCATCACGACGAGTCCGGCCTTCTTCTCCTTCTGCATAGCCGGGATTATGTCCCAGGGACTCCCCTTCACGAGATGCGTCTCGTGCCTCACGCCGCTCAAGTCCGCCTTTTCTACCATCTCTTTAAGCCATCTCGCGTGCAGCGCGTGGGTCTCATTGAGGTATGCCTCGAGGTCCTGGCTCGACAAAAGGCTCCTTACCCTGTAGAGGCTCTCGGAGAGGAGCTCCCAGGCATGGATGACGTGGATTACGCCGCCCCATGCCCTTGCAATCGTCGCTGCCGCGTCCAGTATCTTTACGTTAAGCGCGTTCCTTTCCGGATGGTACGGGTCCGGGTCCACTGCCGCCAGTATCCTTTCGAAATGGCAGCCCTTCGACGGTTTTGTTATCAATACCGGGCAGGGGCATTTACGGAGAAGGTGCATGTCGTTGCTGCCCAGAAAGGCGCCCCTCAGGGGCCCGGTCTTTTCAGAGCCCTTTACGACAAGGTCGTGCCCGCCCCTTAATACCTCGCGTATTATCTCTATGAATGGTGTCCCGAT encodes the following:
- a CDS encoding potassium/proton antiporter; translated protein: MPIEYILIGVTLLLITCIFASKASSLLGVPSLLIFLLVGMLVGSDGLGIHFDDPVLTQAIGVVALSFILFSGGLDTNWESIRPVLWKGVALSSAGVLVTALLVGWFVSAITEFSFLEGLLLGAIVSSTDAAAVFSILRSRNVSLRKPLKPLLELESGSNDPMAVFLTIGVIGLIMTPGFRLVDMVPLFILQASVGAAAGYVMGRMMTYTVNRLQLEYDGLYPVLTLSFVLLIYGASAALGGNGFLSVYIAGLVMGKSDFLKRRSILSFHDGLAWLMQIGMFLTLGLLVFPSRLVPIIGVGLLISAFLIIVARPASVFLTLYFFKVPFRDKALVSWVGLRGAVPIILATFPFVSGIAEADLIFHIVFFIVLTSALVQGTTIPIIAKLLKVTEPFAPETFQKMAEQLKSELTPIEVPESSAVIGKKVVDAGFPKGVLIVFIWRDDKFIVPDGRTVLEKKDKLFVLTDRSSFDRIKAVLSEKR
- a CDS encoding universal stress protein yields the protein MIYSIMMKLESILAIGGGEGQEIALQCASRLARHAKASLVLADALEDLPANLKGNNSFMELWNRVAREDGERMESSLESLSTTGVSAEARLLIGTPFIEIIREVLRGGHDLVVKGSEKTGPLRGAFLGSNDMHLLRKCPCPVLITKPSKGCHFERILAAVDPDPYHPERNALNVKILDAAATIARAWGGVIHVIHAWELLSESLYRVRSLLSSQDLEAYLNETHALHARWLKEMVEKADLSGVRHETHLVKGSPWDIIPAMQKEKKAGLVVMGTVGRAGLPGLLIGNTAERILGKINSSVLAIKPDGFVSPVQP